The region GTCGGCGATGGGATCAGTCATGCTCATTGAGATTCACCTTATGAGTAGCACCGATATCCGCGGAATTGCGAATTTCAGTAGTAGTAACGCTTTGTTGCAGCAGCCCCCAGAAGCGCCGCCGCGACCCGAAGGCCGCGGCGGTGGATCCGGGAAAGCCGACTATCTTACCAGCTTGCCTTGCGAAGACCAGGCACGTCGCCGCGCATGGTGGCTTCGCGCAGCTTGTTGCGGCCGAGGCCGAACTTGCTGTATACGCCGCGCGAACGACCGGTCAGGGCGCAACGGTTGCGCTGACGGCTCGGCGAAGAGTCGCGGGGCAGCTTGGACAGCTTGACCACGGCCTCGGCCTTGTCTTCGTACGACGAGGCGTCGCTGGAGATGATCTTCTTCAGCGCTTCGCGCTTGCCGGCGAACTTCTTCGCCAGCTTGGCCCGCTTGACCTCGCGGTTGACCATGGAAGTCTTAGCCATTGTTCAATCCTTAAGTATCAGTTGCGGAACGGGAAGCGGAAGGCTTCGAGCAGGGCCTTGGCCTCGGCATCGGTCTTCGCGGTCGTGGTGATCGCGATGTCCATGCCGCGCAGCGCGTCGACCTGGTCGAAATCGATTTCCGGGAAGATGATCTGTTCCTTGACGCCCATGTTGTAGTTGCCGCGGCCGTCGAACGAACGGCCGGACACACCACGAAAGTCGCGCACGCGCGGCAGCGAGATGTTGACCAGACGGTCGAGGAACTCGTACATCTTGGCGCGACGCAGGGTGACCTTGGCGCCGATCGGCCAGCCGTCGCGGATCTTGAACGAAGCCACCGACACGCGGGACTTGGTCACGATCGGCTTCTGGCCGGCGATCTTGGTCATGTCGGCGACGGCATTTTCCAGGATCTTCTTGTTGGTGGCGGCTTCGCCCACGCCCATGTTCAGCGTGATCTTGACGAGGCGCGGCACTTCCATCGGGTTCTTGTAGCCGAACTTTTCGGTCAGCGCCGGAACCACTTCTTTCTTGTAAAACTCTTCGAGCCGGGTGGTCATTTCAGCATTCCTCAGGCGTCAACCGCCTCACCACTGGAGCGGAACACACGCAGTTTGCGTCCATCCTCCAGCATCTTGAAACCGATGCGTTCGCCCTTGCCGGTGGCCGGGTTGAACAGCATGACGTTGGAAATGTGAATCGGCGCTTCGCGCTCGATCACGCCGCCCGGCTGGTTGGCCTGCGGATTCGGCTTGGTGTGGCGCTTGATGATGTTGATGTTCGCCACGACGACTTTGTCGCCGAGCACGCGCACCACATCACCCTTCTTGCCCTTGTCCTTGCCGGCGGTGACGATGACTTGATCGCCCTTCTTGATACGGTTCATGTCTAGTTCCTCCGCTCAGAGCACTTCAGGCGCGAGCGAGACGATCTTCATGAACTTCTCGGAGCGAAGCTCGCGAGTCACGGGCCCGAAGATACGGGTGCCGATCGGCTCATGCTTATTGTTGAGCAACACCGCAGCGTTGCCATCGAAGCGGATCAGCGAGCCGTCCGGACGGCGCACACCCTTGCGGGTGCGGACCACGACGGCGTCGTAAACGTCGCCCTTCTTGACCTTGCCGCGCGGGATCGCGTCCTTCACGGTGACCTTGATGATGTCGCCAATGTGCGCGTAACGGCGCTTGGAGCCGCCGAGCACCTTGATGCACATCACTTCCTTAGCACCGGAGTTGTCGGCCACGCCGAGGTAGCTTTGCATCTGGATCATGGTTCAGCCTCCTCTTATTCGGCCGCGCGGCTGACGATTTCAACCACGCTCCAGTTCTTGGTCTTGGACATCGGGGCAATCTCCTTCACGCGGACGATATCGCCTTCTTTGCAGGCGTTCTCGGCGTCGTGAGCGTGGAGCTTGGACGAGCGACGGATGTACTTGCCGTACAGCGCGTGCTTGACCTGGCGTTCGACGAGCACGGTGACGGTCTTGTCCATCTTGTTGCTGACGACCCGGCCTTCAACCGTGCGCAGCGCCTTGTCTGTATTGTTGTCGGTCATGGCGGGTCCTTACTTCTTCTCACCCAGCAGCATGTTGACGCGAGCAATCTCGCGCTTCACACGGCGGGCTTCATGAGTCTTGGCGAGCTGGCCGGTGGCCTTCTGCATACGGAGAGCGAAGCTCTCCTTATGCAGTTCCACCAGGTGGGCCTTCAGTTGGTCGGCCGACTTCTCGCGCAGTTGCTTGAGTTCCATTAGCGCACCGTCCGGGTAACGAAAGTGGTGGTCACCGAGAGCTTGGCGGCGGCCAGACGGAACGCTTCGCGCGCCACGTCCTCGCCCACGCCTTCGATCTCGTAAATCATGCGACCGGGCTGGATCTGAGCGACCCAGTACTCGACGTTGCCCTTACCGGAGCCCATTCGGACTTCGATCGGCTTCTTGGTGATCGGCTTGTCCGGGAACACGCGGATCCACATCTTGCCGCCGCGCTTGACGTAACGGCTGATCGAGCGGCGGGCCGCTTCGATCTGGCGCGCAGTGAGCTGGCCGTGAGCGGTGGCCTTGAGGCCGTACTCGCCGAAGCTGACGGCGTTGCCGCTCCAGCTCAGGCCATCATTGCGGCCCTTGTGTACCTTGCGGTACTTAGTTCGCTTGGGTTGCAACATGACGGATTACCTCTGTTCGCGGGCCGGACGGCCCGGACGGTCGTTACGATCACCGCGGTCGCCGCGGTCACCACGATCGCTGCGCGGGGAATCGTCCTGCTTCTCCTGGCCCACCTGGGAGAAGTCGAACACTTCGCCCTTGTAGATCCAGGTCTTGATGCCGATGATGCCGTAGGTCGTCTTGGCTTCAGCGAAGCCGTAGTCGATGTCGGCACGCAGCGTGTGCAGCGGCACGCGACCTTCGCGGTACCACTCCGAACGCGCGATTTCGGCGCCGTTGAGACGGCCGGCGACGTTGACCTTGATGCCGAGGGCACCCAGGCGCATCGCGTTGCCGACGGCGCGCTTCATCGCGCGGCGGAACATGATGCGGCGCTCGAGCTGCTGCGCGATCGATTCGGCGACCAGCTGTGCGTCGAGTTCCGGCTTGCGGACCTCGGTCACGTTGATGTGCGCCGGGACGCCCATCAGTGCGCTGACTTCCTTACGCAGCTTCTCGATGTCCTCGCCGCGCTTGCCGATCACCACGCCCGGACGGGCGGTGTGGATCGTCACGCGGGCGTTGTTCGCCGGACGCTCGATGAAGATCTTGGAAATACCAGCCTGAGCGAGCTTCTTGCGGAGCATCTCGCGGACCTTGAGGTCGGCAGCGAGGTACTCGGCATACTGCTTCTTGCCGGCAAACCACTTCGAATTCCAGTCCTTGGCAATGCCCAGGCGGATTCCGGTCGGATGTACTTTATGACCCATTGTCTGACTCCGCCTTACTTGCCCGCGCCCACAACCACAGTGATGTGGCTGGTGCGCTTGAGGATGCGGGTGCCGCGGCCTTTCGCACGAGCCATGAAGCGCTTCAGTGCGGGACCCTCGTCCACCATGATGGTCGTGACCTTGAGTTCGTCAACGTCGGCGCCCTGGTTGTTCTCGGCGTTCGCGATGGCGGACTCCACGACCTTGCGGATCAGTGCAGCTGCCTTCTTGTCCGAGAACTTCAGCAGGTTGACGGCGCGCTCAGCGGACAGACCGCGCACCTGGTCGGCGACCAGGCGGGCCTTCTGCGGGGAGATGCGCGCGGTGCGCAGGATGGCTTTCGCTTCCATGGTCATCTCCTTACTTACCCGACTTCTTGTCGCCGCCGTGACCCTTGAACGTACGGGTCAAAGCGAATTCGCCAAGCTTATGGCCAACCATGTTCTCGTTGACCAGCACCGGGATGTGGTTTTTGCCGTTATGCACGGCGATGGTGAAGCCCACCATTTCCGGCAGCACCATCGAGCGGCGCGACCAGGTCTTGATCGGCTTCTTGTTGTTGCCCGCGGTCTCCACCTTCTTGATGAGATGGTGGTCGACGAACGGACCCTTTTTGAGTGAACGTGCCATGGCCGATTAACCCCTGCGATCGCGCACGATGAATTGCGAAGTGCGCTTGTTCTTGCGCGTCTTGTAACCCTTGGTCGGAACACCCCAGGGGGTGACCGGATGCGGGTTGCCCTGGCCAGCCTTCGCCTCACCACCACCGTGCGGGTGGTCGACGGGGTTCATGGCGGCGCCGCGGACGGTCGGCTTGATACCGCGCCAGCGCTTGGCACCGGCCTTGCCCAGCTTTTCAAGGCTGTGCTCGTCGTTGCCGACTTCGCCGATGGTGGCGCGGCACTCGACCGGCACCTTGCGCATTTCGCCGGAGCGAAGACGCAGCGTGGCGTAGCCCTGCTCGCGAGCGACCAGCTGAACGCCGGCGCCTGCGGCGCGAGCGATCTGAGCGCCCTTGCCCGGCTTCATTTCGATGCAATGCACCGTCGAACCGACCGGGATGTTGGTCAGCGGCAGCGTGTTGCCGACGCGGATCGGAGCATCGCGGCCAGCGATCACCTGATCGCCGTCCTTCAGGCCCTTCGGGGCGATGATGTAACGGCGCTCGCCATCGACGTAGCACAGCAGCGCGATGTGCGCGGTGCGGTTGGGATCGTATTCGATCCGCTCCACGCGCGCCGGAATGCCTTCCTTGTCGCGCTTGAAGTCGATGATGCGGTAGTGCTGCTTGTGACCACCACCGATGTGACGGGTGGTGATGCGGCCGTGGTGGTTACGACCGCCGCTCTTGCTCTGCTTTTCGACCAACGCCGCGTGCGGCGCGCCCTTGTGCAGGCCCGGCGTCACGACGCGGACCGCGTTGCGGCGGCCGGCGGAAGTGGGCTTGAAAGTCATCAATGCCATGGGTCTTTCCTCAGGCCTTGGCCATTACGTCGATCGACTGGCCTTCGGCCAGCTTCACGTACGCCTTGCGCCAGTCGGCGCGACGGCCCATGCGGAACTTGAAGGCCTTGTTCTTACCCTTCACGTTGACCACATTCACCGCCTCGACCTTAACGTCGAACAGCTTTTCCACGGCGACCTTGATGTCGGCCTTGGTAGCGTCCGTCGCGACTTCGAAGACGTATTGGTTGGATACTTCCTGCAGACGTGCGGTCTTTTCGGACACGCGCGGCGCACGGATGATGCTGTAGAGCTTGGCCTCGTTCATGCCAGCCACTCCTCGATCTTCTTGACCGCATCGGCGGTGAACACGATCGAATCGGCGCCGACGAGGGCCACCGGATCGAGTCCCTGCACGTCGCGGACTTCCACATAGGGCAGGTTGCGAGCCGAGAGGTACAGATTCTCGGAAGCTTCCTCGGTGACGAGCAGCGGACGACGGCCCATTTCGAGCGACTTCAGCATGGCGACCATGCCCGAGGTCTTCGGCGTCTCGACGTCCAGCTTCTCAACGACGGTGATGCGGCCCTGGCGGTTCAATTCCGACAGGATCGCAGCCATCGCTGCGCGGTACATCTTGCGGTTCACCTTCTGGGCGAAGCTGCGCGGCTTGGCCGCGAAGGTCACGCCGCCGCCGACGAAGATCGGAGCCGTCAGCGCGCCATGACGCGCACCGCCGCCCTTCTGCTTCTTCGACTTCTTGGTGGTGCCGTTGACTTCCGAACGCGTCTTCTGCGCCTTGGTGCCGGCGCGGCCCGCGTTGCGGTAGGCCACAACAACCTGGTGGACCAGGTCTTCGCTGAATTCGCGATCGAAGATGGCGTCGGAAACCGACAGCTTCTTGTCGCTACCGTTGATGGCAAGTTCCATCGTCATACTCCCTTGCTCGACGGACGGACGATCACGTCGCCGCCCGGAGCGCCCGGCACGGCGCCCTTGATCGCGATCAGGCCGCGCTCGGCGTCGACCTTGACCACTTCCAGGCCCTGCGTGCTCTGCTGGACGGCGCCCATGTGACCGGACATCTTCTTACCGGGGAAAACGCGGCCCGGCGTCTGGCGCTGGCCGATCGAACCCGGCGAACGGTGCGACAACGAGTTACCGTGCGTCGCGTCGCCCATGCTGAAGTTCCAGCGCTTGATCGTGCCCTGGAAGCCCTTACCCTTGGTGATGCCCTGGACGTCGACGATCTGGCCCACTTCGAAGATGTCGGCCTTGATTTCGCCGCCGACTTCGAACGCGCCGATCTTGTCGTCTTCCACGCGCAGCTCCCACAGGCCGCGACCGGCTTCGACCTTCGCCTTGGCGAGGTGTCCGGCTTCGGGCTTGTTGACGAGCGCAGCGCGGCGCACGCCGACGGTGACCTGCACGGCGCTGTAGCCGTCGGTGTCCGTGGTCTTGATCTGGGTAATACGGTTCGGGGTCGCCTCGATCAGGGTCACCGGAACCGACTTGCCGTCTTCAGTGAAGAAGCGGCTCATGCCGGCCTTGCGACCGACGATGCCCAACGAATATTTCTTCGCGGTCATGGTGGTGGCCTCAGGTCAGCTTGATCTGCACATCGACGCCCGCCGCCAGCTCGAGCTTCATCAGCGCGTCTACGGTCTTGTCGTTCGGGTCGATGATGTCGAGCACGCGCTTATGCGTGCGGGTTTCATACTGGTCACGCGCGTCTTTGTCGACGTGCGGGGACACCAGGATGGTGTAGCGCTCGATCTTGGTCGGCAGCGGGATCGGGCCGCGCACTTGCGCGCCGGTCCGCTTAGCTGTCTCGACGATCTCGCTGGCCGAGCGGTCGATCAGACGATGATCGTACGCCTTCAGCCGAATCCGGATCTTTTGGTCCGCCATGACGGAATTCCTTGGTTAAAAGAGCGACGGGCCGGCCTCTGGGTGTGCCGAACCCCACGAAAACGCAAACACTCCAGGACTACACCCACGCCCCGGAGCCTCCTTGCCTGGTAAAAACTAAGGCAGGTCGGTTGCCCGACCCGCCCAGAAAGGAATGGAACGCACGAAAGGCCCCGTTTACTGTTCCTTGGAAGCCCGAGGGCCCGGAACGTACGGAGCGCAGCCGTGCGACATGTCCTTGTCTGGCGAATACGAGGCGCGTCCTGCACCTCATTTCGCTGGTTGTGCCGCCCCGGCGTGAACAGGGGTGGCACGGTGGTCGCGCATTCTACATGCATCCGGGAGAAGAGTGCAAGCACCCTGCCCTGATGGCGGATTGCGCGGGCTGGAACCCTGTTCAGGAAACCGGCCCTCGACCAAAAGCGGAACTCGACTTTCGGCTCTGGCTCCCCGCCTTCGCGGAGATAACGAACCGACAGAGCCGGGCGCGCTTTTTGGCGCGCCCGGGCCGGTTCGTTACTTGATGATCTTGGCCACGACGCCGGCGCCGACGGTACGGCCGCCTTCGCGGATCGCGAAGCGCAGACCTTCGTCCATCGCCACCGGGTTGATCAGCGTGACGACCATCTTCACGTTGTCGCCCGGCATCACCATCTCGACGCCCTCCGGCAGCTCGCAAGCGCCGGTGATGTCGGTGGTGCGGAAGTAGAACTGCGGACGGTAGCCCTTGAAGAACGGGGTGTGACGGCCGCCTTCGTCCTTCGACAGCACATAGACTTCGGCTTCGAAGTCGGTGTGCGGCTTGATCGAACCCGGCTTGCACAGCACCTGGCCGCGCTCGACGTCGTCGCGCTTGGTGCCGCGCAGCAGCAGACCAGCGTTGTCGCCCGCCTGACCCTGGTCGAGCAGCTTGCGGAACATTTCCACGCCCGTGACCGTCGTCTTCTGGGTCGGACGGATACCGACGATTTCGATTTCGTCACCGACCTTGACGATGCCGCGCTCGATACGGCCGGTCACCACGGTGCCGCGGCCCGAGATCGAGAACACGTCTTCCACCGGCATCAGGAACGGCTTGTCGACGTCGCGCTCCGGCTGCGGGATGAAGCTGTCCAGCGCATCCACCAGACGCAGGATCGACGGCACGCCGATTTCGCTCTGGTCGCCTTCCAGCGCCAGACGGGCCGAACCGTGGATGATCGGGGTGTCGTCGCCCGGGAACTCGTACTTGCTCAGCAGCTCGCGCACTTCCATCTCGACCAGCTCGAGCAGCTCGGCGTCGTCCACCATGTCGGCCTTGTTCAGGAACACGACGATGTACGGCACGCCGACCTGACGCGACAGCAGGATGTGTTCGCGGGTCTGCGGCATCGGGCCGTCAGCGGCCGAGCACACCAGGATCGCGCCGTCCATCTGCGCGGCGCCGGTGATCATGTTCTTCACGTAGTCGGCGTGGCCCGGGCAGTCGACGTGCGCGTAGTGACGCGTCGCCGATTCGTATTCCACGTGCGCCGTCGAGATCGTGATGCCGCGCGCCTTTTCTTCCGGCGCCGCGTCGATCGCGTCGTATGCCTTGAACTCGCCACCGAAACGCTCGGCGCCCACCTTCGTCAGCGCCGCCGTCAGCGTCGTCTTGCCGTGGTCAACGTGGCCGATCGTGCCGACGTTCACGTGCGGCTTGGTGCGCTCGAATTTACCCTTAGCCATGATGTCTCTCTCAAATGTTCTGTGATTCGTGATTCGGAATTGGGGATTCGACGAACGAAGCCGCCCAATCCCTTTAACTAAACTTGCACTCGATCAGAGCCGGCACGGGCCCCGGAAGCAGGCGGAATCCGCTTTTGCGAATCCCGAATCCCTACTCCCGGATCCCGGCATGAATCAGCCGCCCTTCTTGATCACGGTCTCGGCGATGTTGTTCGGCGCCTCGGCGTAGTGATCGAATTCCATCGTGAAGGTCGCGCGACCCTGGGTCAGCGAGCGGATGGTCGTGGCGTAACCGAACATTTCGCCCAGCGGAACCATCGCATTGATGGTCTTGCCCGACGGCGTGTCGTCCTGGCCCTGCAACAGGCCGCGACGACGGCTCAAATCGCCCATCACGTCGCCGACGTACTCTTCCGGCGTCACGACTTCGACCTTCATCATCGGCTCCAGCAGGACCGGATCGGCCTTGCGGAAACCTTCCTTGAACGCCATCGACGAAGCGAGTTTGAACGCCATTTCCGAGGAGTCGACGTCGTGGTACGAGCCGAACACCAGCTTGACCTTGACGCCGACGACCGGGAAGCCGGCCAGCGGACCGCTGGTGATGGTTTCGCGCAGACCCTTCTCGATCGCCGGGATGAATTCCTTCGGAATCACGCCGCCGGTGATGTCGTTGATGAACAGGAAATCGTTCTCGACGTCTTCGTGCGCGCGGTCCTTCTCGTTCATCGGCGACAGCTCGATCACGACGTGACCGTACTGACCCTTACCGCCGGACTGCTTGGCGTGCTTGTAGTCCGACTTGACGTCCGACTTGCGGATGGTCTCGCGGTAAGCGACCTGCGGCTTGCCGACGTTGGCTTCGACGTTGAACTCGCGCTTCATGCGGTCGACGAGGATGTCCAGGTGCAGCTCGCCCATGCCGGCGATGATGGTCTGGCCCGATTCTTCGTCGGTGCGCACGCGGAACGAGGGATCTTCCTGCGCCAGGCGGCCCAGGGCGATACCCATCTTTTCCTGGTCCGACTTGGTCTTCGGTTCGACCGCCATCGAGATGACGGGCTCCGGGAAGATCATGCGCTCGAGGGTGATGATGTGATCCTGCGCGCACAGCGTGTCGCCGGTGGTCACGTCCTTCAGGCCGACCGCCGCGGCGATGTCGCCGGCGCGGACTTCCTTGATTTCGTCGCGCTGGTTGGCGTGCATCTGCAGGATGCGGCCGACGCGTTCCTTCTTCGACTTGACCGGGTTGTACACCTGGTCGCCGGAATTCAGCACGCCCGAGTAGACGCGGAAGAAGGTCAGCGAACCCACGAACGGGTCGGTCATGATCTTGAACGCCAGCGCCGAGAACGGTTCGGTGTCGGACGCCTTGCGGGTGTCTTCTTTCTCGTCTTCGTCGATGCCGGCGACCGGCGGACGGTCGGACGGCGACGGCAGCAGGTTGATCACGCCGTCGAGCATGGCCTGCACGCCCTTGTTCTTAAACGCCGAGCCGCAGAACACCGGCACGATCTCGACGCGCAGGGTGCGCGCGCGCAGACCGGCGACGATCTCTTCTTCGCTCAGCTCGCCCTCGTTGAGGTACTTGTCCATGAACTCTTCCGAGGCTTCCGCCGCGGCTTCGATCATGAACGCGCGCGCTTCCTCGGCCTTGGCTTGCAGTTCGGCCGGGATCTCGCGGTACTCGAACTTGGTGCCCTGCGAAGCGACATCCCAGTGGATGGCCTTCATCTTGAGCAGGTCGACCACGCCCTCGAAGCCTTCTTCGGCGCCGATCGGCACCTGCATCGGCACGGCGTAGGCGCCCAGGCGGGCCTTCAGCTGCTCGACGACCTTGTCGAAGTTGGCACCGGTGCGGTCCATCTTGTTGACGAAGGCCATGCGCGGCACGGAGTATTTGTTGGCCTGGCGCCAGACGGTCTCGGACTGCGGCTGCACGCCGCCGACCGCGCACAGCACGAACACCGCGCCGTCGAGGACGCGCAGCGAGCGCTCCACTTCGATGGTGAAGTCGACGTGTCCGGGGGTGTCGATGATGTTGAAGCGGTGCTCGGGCAGGGACTTGTCCATGCCCTTCCAGAACGCGGTCGTCGCTGCCGACGTGATGGTGATGCCGCGTTCCTGCTCCTGCTCCATCCAGTCCATCGTCGCGGCACCTTCGTGCACTTCGCCGATCTTGTGGCTGACGCCGGTGTAGAAAAGGATGCGCTCGGACGTGGTGGTCTTACCCGCGTCGATGTGCGCCATGATGCCGAAGTTGCGGTAACGCTCGATGGGAGTGGTGCGAGCCACGGGACCCTCTCGTAATAAGTTTTCGAATTCCAAATGGCCGGACGCCGCCTCGTGGGCGGCCTCCGGTTCGCTAGGCGGCCTTTACGCCGCCGCGGCAACATCTCATGCGGATGTTGCGAAGGCCCTGTCGCCAGGGCGCTGCGATCACCAGCGGTAGTGCGCGAACGCGCGGTTCGCTTCCGCCATACGGTGGGTCTCTTCGCGCTTCTTGATCGCCGCGCCGCGGTTTTCCGAGGCGTCGAGCAGTTCGGCGGCGAGCTTGCGCGGCATGCTGCTCTCGCCGCGCTTGCGCGCCGACTCGATCAGCCAGCGCATAGCCAGCGCCATGCGGCGCGACGTACGCACTTCGACCGGCACCTGGTAGGTGGCGCCGCCGACGCGACGCGACTTCACTTCGACCGACGGAGAAACGTTGGTCAACGCCTTCTCGACCAGCTCAAGAGCATTCGGGCTCTTTTCGCCGATGACGTCCATCGCGCCGTAAACGATCTTCTCGGCGACGGACTTCTTGCCGCTCTGCATGACCATATTGATGAAGCGCGCGATCGTCTCGCTGCCGTGCTTGGGATCGGGCAGAACCGAACGCTGCGGGGTGGAACCTTTACGCGACATGGTGCGTACCTATTCTCGTGATTCTTGGTAGACGTACTTCCGGAAACCGGCACTTACACGAAGCGCCGGCCGTAGAAGCGACGCGCTTAGGACTTCGGACGCTTGGCGCCGTACTTGGAACGGCTCTGGCGACGCTTGGCGACACCGGCGGCGTCGAGCGAGCCGCGCACGGTGTGGTAGCGCACGCCCGGCAGATCCTTGACGCGACCGCCGCGGATCAGGACCACCGAGTGCTCCTGCAAGTTGTGGCCTTCGCCGCCGATGTACGAAATGATTTCGTAGCCGTTGGTCAGGCGCACCTTGGCGACCTTGCGCAGAGCCGAGTTCGGCTTCTTCGGGGTCGTGGTGTAAACGCGGGTGCAAACGCCGCGACGCTGCGGGCAATTCGCCAGCGCCGGCGAGGCGCTCTTGTAGGTGGTCGCCTGCCGCGGCTTGCGGACGAGCTGATTGATGGTTGCCATCTAGAACTCTATTGATGAGGGGCCGGGCGGCCGCTTCGTGAGAAACGAACGGCAAGCCGAATACACCCGACCCACCGAGACGAAAAAGTATAGCTCGCGTTTGACGTGGCCGTCAACGCGAGCGACGCGGACGAACGAAATCGGCGCCGGATAGCGCCAATTCCATTCCAACTCCGATTGATCCCGCCCTGCCCTGGGCCGAACACGAGGCGCTCCATGCGCCTCATTTCGTGATCTGGGACGGCCCGAAGGCCGTCCGAATTACCTAGTTTAGCTGCATTGCCGTGCGATTACGAGCCGCAGCGCCTCAGGAGGCGCTGGACTCCTCGCCTGCCGCTTCGGCCACCGGGGCCGCCGGGGCCGGAGCCTCGACCGCCGGGGCCGAGACCGGGCCCGACAGGGCTTCCATTTCCGAGTCGGTCAGACCCGAGGCGTTCTTGCGGCGCTGGGTGTGGTACGCCAGGCCGGTACCGGCCGGGATCAGACGGCCGACGATCACGTTCTCCTTGAGACCGCGCAGGCCGTCGCGGGTACCGCGCACGGCGGCCTCGGTCAGGACGCGGGTGGTCTCCTGGAACGAGGCGGCCGAGATGAACGACTCGGTCGCCAGCGAGGCTTTGGTGATGCCGAGCAGGACCGGGTCGTACTTCGACGGGATCTCGTTACGGGCCAGCAGGCGGGCGTTCTCTTCGACGAAGCGCTGACGCTCGATCTGTTCGCCGTGCAGGAACTTGCTGTCGCCCTGGTCGGTGATCTCGACCTTGCGCAGCATCTGGCGAACGATCACCTCGATGTGCTTGTCGTTGATCTTCACGCCCTGCAGGCGGTAGACGTCCTGGATTTCCTTGGTCAGGTACACGGCCAGCGGCTCGACGCCCAGCAGACGCAGGATGTCCTGCGGGCTCGGCTCGCCGTCCACCACGGTCTCGCCCTTCTCCACGTGCTCGCCTTCGAACACGATGATCTGGCGGTACTTCGGGATCAGCTCTTCGTGCTCTTCACCGTCGGCCTGCTTGATGATCAAGCGCTGCTTGCCCTTGGTGTCCTTGCCGAAGCTGACGATGCCCGAGACTTCGGCGAGGATCGCCGGGTCCTTGGGCTTGCGCGCTTCGAACAAGTCGGCCACGCGCGGCAGACCACCGGTGATGTCGCGGGTCTTCGAGGCTTCCTGCGGGATCTTGGCGACCACGTCGCCCACGCCGACCGGCGCGCCGTCCTGCAGGTTGACGATCGAGCGCGGCGGCAGCAGGTACTGCGCCGGCAAGTCGGTGTTCGGGATCTGCAGATCCTTGCCGTTCTTGTCGACGATGCGCACGATCGGGCGCAGGTCCTTGCCCATCGAGCCGCGACGCTTCGGATCGGTGATCTCGCGCGAAGCCAGGCCGGTCAGTTCGTCGGTCTTCTCGATCACGGTCACGCCGTCGACGAAGTCGATGAAGCGGATGAAACCGGCGACTTCCGAAACGATCGGGTGGTTATGCGGATCCCAGTTGGCCACGGTCTGGCCGGCCTTGATCTCGGCGCCGTCCTTGACCGCGACGGTCGCACCGTACGGCAGCTTGTAGCGCTCGCGCTCGCGGCCGTGCGGGTCGAGGACCGACAGTTCGCCCGAACGCGACACCGCGACCAGGTGGCCGTTGGCGTGAGCGACGTGCTTGAGGTTGTTGAACTTGATCGAACCGGTGGTCTTGACCGTGACGTTGTCGATGGCGGCGGCTCGCGACGCGGCGCCACCGATGTGGAACGTACGCATGGTCAGCTGCGTGCCGGGCTCGCCGATCGACTGAGCGGCGACGACGCCGACCGCTTCGCCGTGGTTGACCAGGTGGCCGCGGCCGAGGTCGCGACCGTAGCAGTGCGCGCACACGCCGAAGCTGCTTTCGCAGGTGATGGTCGAGCGCACCTTGATCGACTGGACGCTGGCGTCCTCGAGCTTCTGCACCCAGGCTTCGTCGAGCAGGGTGTTGCGGGTGACGATCGGATCCTCGTCGTTGCCCGGCAGGAACACGTCCTCGGCCACGACGCGGCCCAGCACGCGGTCGCGCAGCGGTTCGACGACGTCGCCGCCTTCGACGATCGGGGTCATGGTCAGACCGCCGAGCGTGCCGCAATCGGTTTC is a window of Lysobacter antibioticus DNA encoding:
- the rplW gene encoding 50S ribosomal protein L23 encodes the protein MNEAKLYSIIRAPRVSEKTARLQEVSNQYVFEVATDATKADIKVAVEKLFDVKVEAVNVVNVKGKNKAFKFRMGRRADWRKAYVKLAEGQSIDVMAKA
- the rplD gene encoding 50S ribosomal protein L4, producing MELAINGSDKKLSVSDAIFDREFSEDLVHQVVVAYRNAGRAGTKAQKTRSEVNGTTKKSKKQKGGGARHGALTAPIFVGGGVTFAAKPRSFAQKVNRKMYRAAMAAILSELNRQGRITVVEKLDVETPKTSGMVAMLKSLEMGRRPLLVTEEASENLYLSARNLPYVEVRDVQGLDPVALVGADSIVFTADAVKKIEEWLA
- the rplC gene encoding 50S ribosomal protein L3, with protein sequence MTAKKYSLGIVGRKAGMSRFFTEDGKSVPVTLIEATPNRITQIKTTDTDGYSAVQVTVGVRRAALVNKPEAGHLAKAKVEAGRGLWELRVEDDKIGAFEVGGEIKADIFEVGQIVDVQGITKGKGFQGTIKRWNFSMGDATHGNSLSHRSPGSIGQRQTPGRVFPGKKMSGHMGAVQQSTQGLEVVKVDAERGLIAIKGAVPGAPGGDVIVRPSSKGV
- the rpsJ gene encoding 30S ribosomal protein S10; this encodes MADQKIRIRLKAYDHRLIDRSASEIVETAKRTGAQVRGPIPLPTKIERYTILVSPHVDKDARDQYETRTHKRVLDIIDPNDKTVDALMKLELAAGVDVQIKLT
- the tuf gene encoding elongation factor Tu; this encodes MAKGKFERTKPHVNVGTIGHVDHGKTTLTAALTKVGAERFGGEFKAYDAIDAAPEEKARGITISTAHVEYESATRHYAHVDCPGHADYVKNMITGAAQMDGAILVCSAADGPMPQTREHILLSRQVGVPYIVVFLNKADMVDDAELLELVEMEVRELLSKYEFPGDDTPIIHGSARLALEGDQSEIGVPSILRLVDALDSFIPQPERDVDKPFLMPVEDVFSISGRGTVVTGRIERGIVKVGDEIEIVGIRPTQKTTVTGVEMFRKLLDQGQAGDNAGLLLRGTKRDDVERGQVLCKPGSIKPHTDFEAEVYVLSKDEGGRHTPFFKGYRPQFYFRTTDITGACELPEGVEMVMPGDNVKMVVTLINPVAMDEGLRFAIREGGRTVGAGVVAKIIK
- the fusA gene encoding elongation factor G, translated to MARTTPIERYRNFGIMAHIDAGKTTTSERILFYTGVSHKIGEVHEGAATMDWMEQEQERGITITSAATTAFWKGMDKSLPEHRFNIIDTPGHVDFTIEVERSLRVLDGAVFVLCAVGGVQPQSETVWRQANKYSVPRMAFVNKMDRTGANFDKVVEQLKARLGAYAVPMQVPIGAEEGFEGVVDLLKMKAIHWDVASQGTKFEYREIPAELQAKAEEARAFMIEAAAEASEEFMDKYLNEGELSEEEIVAGLRARTLRVEIVPVFCGSAFKNKGVQAMLDGVINLLPSPSDRPPVAGIDEDEKEDTRKASDTEPFSALAFKIMTDPFVGSLTFFRVYSGVLNSGDQVYNPVKSKKERVGRILQMHANQRDEIKEVRAGDIAAAVGLKDVTTGDTLCAQDHIITLERMIFPEPVISMAVEPKTKSDQEKMGIALGRLAQEDPSFRVRTDEESGQTIIAGMGELHLDILVDRMKREFNVEANVGKPQVAYRETIRKSDVKSDYKHAKQSGGKGQYGHVVIELSPMNEKDRAHEDVENDFLFINDITGGVIPKEFIPAIEKGLRETITSGPLAGFPVVGVKVKLVFGSYHDVDSSEMAFKLASSMAFKEGFRKADPVLLEPMMKVEVVTPEEYVGDVMGDLSRRRGLLQGQDDTPSGKTINAMVPLGEMFGYATTIRSLTQGRATFTMEFDHYAEAPNNIAETVIKKGG
- the rpsG gene encoding 30S ribosomal protein S7 encodes the protein MSRKGSTPQRSVLPDPKHGSETIARFINMVMQSGKKSVAEKIVYGAMDVIGEKSPNALELVEKALTNVSPSVEVKSRRVGGATYQVPVEVRTSRRMALAMRWLIESARKRGESSMPRKLAAELLDASENRGAAIKKREETHRMAEANRAFAHYRW